In Sphingobacterium thalpophilum, a genomic segment contains:
- a CDS encoding alpha-L-arabinofuranosidase C-terminal domain-containing protein, protein MMKLRLKLGVVFTLATGLLYGQSSVRLETPQQEQIISRHIYGHFAEHLGRCIYDGFYVGEKNDSIPHADGVRKDVIEALKNLNIPNLRWPGGCFADTYHWKDGVGPKAQRPAIVNNWWGGVTEDNSFGTHDFLNMCELLGAEPYLAGNVGSGEVQELADWVQYVNFKGESPMSDWRRKNGRQEPWKVKFWGVGNEAWGCGGNMTADYYTDIYRKYATFMSDWTNGSGLYRIASGANSADYNWTETLMKKIPSGLMKGMGLHHYAVINWDNKGSATQYSEEEYFKTMKSAWFMNELVEKNIAIMDKYDPKGLVDLIVDEWGGWYAVEPGTNPGFLYQQNTMRDAMIAGMTLNIFNNHARRVKMANLAQAVNVLQAVILTEGKNMILTPTYHVMEMYKVHQDAKLIPVSLQSTDFEFNQEKIPAVSVSASQDKQGRTHISLVNIDPKKNNKVRVDLGSVKAAKISGRILTAENLRDYNSFKKPTTIKPVVYNKAKVVNGAIEVDIPAFSVIVLELI, encoded by the coding sequence ATGATGAAGCTAAGATTAAAATTAGGCGTTGTTTTTACGTTGGCCACTGGATTACTGTATGGACAGAGTAGTGTAAGATTAGAAACGCCGCAGCAGGAGCAGATTATAAGTCGACATATCTATGGACATTTTGCCGAGCACTTGGGACGCTGTATTTATGATGGATTTTATGTCGGGGAGAAAAATGACTCAATTCCCCACGCCGATGGCGTCCGGAAAGATGTTATCGAAGCCCTTAAGAATTTGAACATTCCCAATTTACGTTGGCCGGGTGGATGTTTTGCCGATACATATCATTGGAAGGATGGAGTTGGGCCCAAAGCGCAGCGTCCTGCTATCGTAAACAACTGGTGGGGTGGCGTGACAGAGGATAATTCTTTTGGTACACACGATTTTCTCAACATGTGTGAATTGCTTGGAGCGGAACCTTATCTGGCGGGTAATGTGGGTAGCGGTGAGGTACAGGAGCTTGCCGACTGGGTACAGTATGTGAATTTTAAAGGAGAAAGCCCCATGTCGGATTGGCGACGAAAAAATGGTCGGCAGGAACCTTGGAAGGTAAAATTCTGGGGCGTAGGAAATGAAGCCTGGGGCTGTGGTGGAAATATGACCGCCGATTACTATACCGACATTTATCGCAAATACGCCACTTTTATGTCGGATTGGACCAATGGAAGTGGTTTGTATCGGATAGCATCAGGAGCCAATAGTGCAGATTACAATTGGACGGAGACACTCATGAAGAAAATTCCGAGCGGTTTGATGAAAGGTATGGGACTTCATCACTATGCAGTGATCAACTGGGATAATAAGGGCTCTGCGACCCAATATTCGGAGGAGGAGTATTTTAAAACCATGAAATCAGCTTGGTTTATGAATGAGCTCGTGGAAAAGAATATCGCCATTATGGACAAATACGATCCGAAAGGACTTGTGGATCTGATCGTAGACGAATGGGGGGGCTGGTATGCGGTAGAGCCTGGTACGAATCCGGGTTTTCTCTATCAACAAAATACCATGCGTGATGCCATGATTGCAGGAATGACACTCAATATCTTTAACAATCATGCTCGTCGAGTGAAGATGGCCAATCTAGCGCAGGCTGTGAATGTATTGCAGGCGGTTATTCTAACAGAAGGAAAGAATATGATTTTGACCCCGACTTATCATGTGATGGAAATGTATAAGGTACATCAGGATGCTAAGTTAATTCCTGTTTCCCTTCAATCAACGGATTTTGAATTTAACCAGGAAAAAATTCCGGCCGTTTCGGTTTCAGCGTCACAAGACAAGCAGGGCCGTACTCATATCTCCTTGGTAAATATTGATCCGAAAAAGAATAATAAGGTACGTGTGGATCTCGGTTCAGTGAAAGCTGCAAAAATTTCAGGTCGAATTCTTACCGCGGAGAATCTACGCGATTATAATTCCTTCAAGAAACCCACAACAATTAAACCTGTTGTGTACAATAAGGCAAAGGTAGTGAATGGTGCCATTGAAGTGGACATTCCGGCATTTTCAGTTATTGTATTGGAATTAATATAA
- a CDS encoding alpha-L-arabinofuranosidase C-terminal domain-containing protein, whose product MKRVVSILLLLASLGSSAMAQSPITLNIALDKPTGKISPHMWGVFFEDINLGADGGIYAELVKNRSFEFDQPWMGWKKLENGSEGTYLLLNDSKRKGNKRYLRINNATNLKLGLQNEGFRGMGVKAGAAYEFSVQYQSAAKGMKIHVELLDQQNKVIGAAELPLEPVGSWSEAAVKFPVNQTTDKAKLNVWFTGAGTLDVDMLSLFPIDTWKGRPKGLRKDMVQMLADMKPGFIRFPGGCIVEGKDLANRFQWKKTVGPITERELIINRWNTEFSHRLTPDYFQTFGLGFYEYFLLAEDIGASPVPILNCGMACQFNTGEVVPLDELDTYVQDALDLIEFANGTTATKWGKLRADMGHPEPFHLSMLGVGNENWGPQYIERLTVFKKALNEKHPEIKIIASSGTDPEGDRFDFLDDQLRAMNIDIIDEHYYRPPSWFLSSANRYDNYPRNGVKIFAGEYASHTTRPNGPGKSTWEAALSEAAFMTGLERNGDVVEMASYAPLFGHVEGWQWSPDLIWVDNLQVYGTPSYQVQKLYATNKGTSIVPIKRDGEFVAGKDSLYASAVFDAVAQQLIVKVVNYNSKPMKVNLDIDSKKKPAATAEKITLANANLNLSNSIEEPLNIRPKQNTVTYKGKTIVETFEPYSLTLIKLTVK is encoded by the coding sequence ATGAAAAGAGTAGTGTCAATACTGTTACTGTTAGCGAGCTTGGGCTCTTCAGCAATGGCACAGTCACCGATAACATTAAATATAGCATTGGATAAACCTACAGGCAAAATATCGCCACATATGTGGGGTGTCTTTTTTGAAGATATCAATCTTGGTGCCGACGGGGGAATCTATGCTGAATTGGTAAAGAATAGATCATTTGAATTTGATCAGCCTTGGATGGGCTGGAAAAAGCTCGAAAATGGCTCTGAGGGAACCTACCTGCTGCTAAATGATAGCAAACGTAAAGGGAATAAACGTTATTTAAGGATAAACAATGCGACTAATTTGAAATTAGGGCTACAAAATGAAGGCTTTAGAGGAATGGGGGTGAAAGCGGGGGCAGCATATGAGTTCTCTGTACAATATCAAAGTGCAGCTAAGGGGATGAAAATCCATGTTGAGCTGCTCGATCAACAGAATAAGGTTATTGGTGCAGCTGAACTTCCACTTGAACCCGTCGGATCATGGTCTGAAGCTGCAGTCAAATTTCCTGTCAACCAAACGACAGATAAAGCCAAGTTAAATGTTTGGTTTACAGGGGCGGGTACGTTAGACGTAGATATGCTTTCGTTATTTCCAATAGACACCTGGAAAGGAAGACCGAAGGGTTTACGTAAAGATATGGTTCAGATGCTTGCCGATATGAAACCCGGCTTTATCCGTTTTCCTGGAGGCTGTATTGTTGAAGGGAAAGATTTGGCTAATCGCTTTCAATGGAAGAAAACTGTTGGACCAATAACAGAAAGGGAATTGATTATCAACCGCTGGAATACCGAGTTTAGCCATCGGCTGACACCTGATTATTTTCAGACCTTCGGTTTAGGATTTTATGAATACTTTTTACTGGCAGAAGATATTGGAGCATCTCCGGTGCCAATTCTCAATTGCGGTATGGCCTGCCAATTTAATACCGGTGAAGTGGTACCCTTAGATGAGTTAGATACATATGTTCAAGACGCTTTGGATCTGATTGAATTTGCCAATGGCACAACAGCTACAAAATGGGGAAAATTACGAGCGGATATGGGGCATCCTGAGCCTTTCCACCTCAGCATGTTGGGCGTTGGAAATGAAAATTGGGGCCCGCAATATATCGAGCGGTTAACCGTCTTCAAGAAAGCGTTAAACGAGAAACATCCGGAGATCAAAATTATCGCCAGTTCGGGTACCGATCCCGAAGGAGATCGTTTTGACTTCTTAGATGATCAACTGCGGGCGATGAATATCGATATCATTGATGAACATTATTACCGCCCACCATCCTGGTTTCTGTCGAGCGCCAATCGTTATGATAATTACCCTAGAAATGGGGTGAAAATCTTCGCAGGGGAATACGCTTCGCATACCACACGACCAAACGGTCCTGGCAAAAGTACCTGGGAGGCGGCCCTCTCGGAAGCCGCTTTCATGACGGGCCTGGAACGAAATGGCGACGTAGTGGAAATGGCATCTTACGCGCCATTATTCGGTCATGTCGAAGGCTGGCAGTGGTCACCTGATTTAATTTGGGTGGATAACTTGCAGGTATATGGAACACCGAGCTACCAAGTGCAAAAATTATATGCGACCAATAAAGGGACAAGCATTGTTCCGATCAAACGGGATGGTGAATTCGTAGCGGGCAAAGATAGCCTATATGCTTCTGCAGTATTTGATGCCGTTGCGCAACAGCTTATCGTGAAAGTCGTCAATTACAACAGTAAGCCGATGAAAGTGAACCTCGACATAGATTCGAAGAAAAAGCCTGCTGCGACAGCAGAGAAAATCACGTTGGCCAACGCCAACCTAAACCTGAGTAACAGTATTGAGGAACCATTGAACATCCGTCCAAAACAAAATACGGTAACTTATAAGGGAAAGACGATTGTTGAAACATTTGAACCCTATTCCTTGACCTTGATAAAATTGACCGTGAAATAA
- a CDS encoding DUF294 nucleotidyltransferase-like domain-containing protein has product MKNSNAILPLLKSTQPFQILPETLQLSIVDRFNEHRFSKDTLVYRQNITDMDGVDLILEGEYETFFLDVSDNKRLVEIHHKPYCFGGISVLLNRTKALKSVIAKKGTIIYRLPRKDFIELCNANEEFFHFFTNSFGKRMLDEEFSHFVKSPASFEESYFAADQLYSRKIEHITYKDIVSCTPDTPIFEAAQTMAKHKVSCIFIKKGEHILGYATDITLRDNVVAQQIPATQSIAQVMDNPIVSISDQAYLYEAVLMMFRTKSRYLLVEQAGHYIGFLSRNRLLSEQGQSPLVFIQSVKLAETLDELREKWNNVPEIIHQLLGRGVNAEIANQVITTVADSIALKVIEKVIGEMGEPPAKFVFMVTGSEGRKEQTLMTDQDNAIIYEDKANEQRELVRTYFLNFASRVSDHLNTIGFSYCTGGYMASNPEWTHSLSHWKKNYKKWIEESIPENAIKFSTFFDCRRLYGDQGIIDQLKEFLNIELQKPNERFFTFIAKNALQYEPPLTFFKAIKTQTIGSSEVFNIKKAMTPIVDLVRVYALKNRIYEENTGGRLKQLLELGIFTQEQYEELNQSYYYLMSIRLKNQANQIRIAKLAPNNYVPIDSLTNIEKATIKEIFKTINNFQLGIKLKFTSNLFG; this is encoded by the coding sequence ATGAAAAACTCCAACGCGATCCTACCCCTGCTGAAATCTACGCAGCCATTTCAAATTCTGCCCGAAACCCTACAATTGAGTATTGTCGACAGATTCAATGAACATCGTTTCTCCAAAGACACCTTAGTTTATCGGCAGAATATTACCGATATGGACGGTGTTGATTTAATCCTCGAAGGTGAATATGAAACATTCTTTCTGGATGTTTCCGATAATAAACGATTGGTCGAGATACACCATAAACCGTATTGTTTTGGTGGAATATCGGTCTTATTAAACCGAACGAAAGCACTCAAGTCCGTCATTGCCAAAAAAGGTACGATCATTTATCGTTTACCCCGAAAAGACTTTATTGAGCTCTGTAATGCGAATGAAGAGTTTTTCCATTTTTTCACCAATTCCTTTGGAAAAAGAATGTTAGATGAGGAGTTTTCTCATTTTGTTAAGTCGCCAGCCTCCTTCGAGGAAAGTTATTTTGCTGCAGACCAACTTTATTCGCGTAAAATTGAACACATCACCTACAAAGATATCGTTTCCTGTACACCGGATACCCCAATCTTTGAGGCTGCGCAAACCATGGCGAAACACAAGGTAAGCTGCATATTTATCAAAAAAGGGGAGCATATTCTTGGCTATGCGACAGATATTACCTTAAGAGACAATGTCGTGGCCCAGCAGATTCCGGCAACACAATCTATTGCTCAGGTAATGGATAATCCTATTGTCAGTATTTCGGATCAGGCTTATCTTTACGAGGCTGTACTGATGATGTTCCGTACGAAATCAAGATATCTTCTTGTTGAGCAGGCAGGCCATTATATTGGCTTCCTTAGCCGAAATCGGTTATTGAGTGAACAAGGGCAGTCGCCCCTCGTATTTATTCAATCGGTTAAACTTGCAGAAACATTGGATGAATTGCGTGAAAAATGGAATAATGTTCCTGAGATTATTCACCAATTGCTCGGTAGGGGTGTAAATGCCGAGATTGCGAACCAAGTTATTACCACCGTTGCCGACAGTATTGCACTTAAAGTAATTGAAAAAGTGATCGGAGAAATGGGCGAACCGCCTGCAAAATTTGTGTTTATGGTAACGGGTAGCGAAGGAAGGAAAGAACAGACGCTAATGACCGACCAGGATAATGCAATTATTTACGAAGATAAAGCAAACGAACAACGTGAGCTTGTACGCACGTATTTCCTTAACTTTGCCAGTCGCGTATCGGATCATCTCAATACAATTGGTTTTAGCTACTGTACCGGTGGGTATATGGCCAGTAATCCCGAATGGACACATTCGCTGTCACATTGGAAGAAAAATTACAAAAAATGGATTGAAGAAAGTATCCCCGAGAATGCGATTAAATTTTCGACCTTCTTCGACTGTAGGCGATTATATGGTGACCAGGGTATTATTGATCAACTCAAAGAATTTCTCAATATTGAGCTACAAAAACCCAACGAGCGTTTTTTTACGTTCATTGCAAAGAATGCGTTGCAATATGAACCGCCGCTCACATTTTTCAAAGCGATAAAAACGCAAACAATAGGTTCTTCTGAAGTCTTCAATATCAAGAAAGCGATGACGCCCATTGTTGACTTAGTCCGGGTTTACGCGCTGAAAAACAGAATTTATGAGGAAAATACAGGTGGTAGGCTAAAACAGCTTCTTGAGTTGGGCATCTTCACACAAGAACAGTACGAGGAATTAAATCAATCTTATTATTACCTGATGTCGATCCGCCTAAAAAATCAGGCTAACCAGATCCGTATCGCTAAACTGGCGCCCAACAATTACGTACCTATAGATAGTTTGACAAATATTGAAAAGGCGACAATTAAAGAAATATTCAAAACAATCAATAATTTTCAACTCGGTATTAAGCTGAAATTCACCAGCAATTTATTTGGTTAA
- a CDS encoding 3'-5' exonuclease encodes MKKYLLFLDTETSGLPKKWNKSYMDGDNWPHILQLAWIIYDEEQHEVKRTNKYIYEPLIPISPASEQIHGLTPPFLMKYGEKKKEVLRKFSHDIKKYKPQLIGHFLSFDLQVLAAEFYRSNLAIPFHNLAYFCTLLHSKKYVRNPNMVHLPLSSLHETLFASPATEMHNAEKDAEITAKCYFEMIRRDELSEQDIQNQQAEFENIC; translated from the coding sequence TTGAAAAAATATTTGCTATTCTTAGATACGGAAACATCTGGTTTACCGAAAAAGTGGAACAAGAGTTACATGGACGGTGATAATTGGCCCCACATCTTGCAACTGGCTTGGATCATTTATGACGAAGAGCAACATGAAGTTAAACGAACCAATAAATATATTTATGAGCCGTTAATACCAATCAGTCCTGCATCAGAACAGATTCATGGATTGACACCGCCCTTTCTAATGAAATATGGTGAGAAGAAAAAAGAAGTATTACGGAAATTCAGTCATGACATCAAAAAATATAAGCCCCAGCTTATCGGACATTTTCTTTCATTCGACCTGCAGGTATTAGCGGCCGAATTCTATCGATCCAACTTGGCTATTCCATTTCATAACTTAGCTTATTTCTGCACCTTGTTGCATAGCAAAAAATACGTTCGGAATCCGAATATGGTGCATCTCCCGCTTTCATCGCTGCATGAGACTCTATTTGCGAGTCCAGCCACAGAAATGCACAATGCTGAAAAAGATGCTGAAATTACTGCTAAATGCTATTTTGAAATGATTCGAAGAGATGAATTATCCGAGCAGGACATACAAAATCAGCAAGCTGAATTCGAGAACATCTGTTAA
- the rhaT gene encoding L-rhamnose/proton symporter RhaT, translated as MNAVFGVIFHFIGGFASGSFYVPYKKVKGWSWESMWILGGLFSWIIIPPIAAMLTIPNFMEIIKETDLSILSYTFLFGMLWGIGGLTYGLGVRYLGVSLGSSIILGLSMVFGSLMPSIYYFFNRAEGKHGIDYFFTTQPGVCILIGLLVCLVGVYLCGKAGMSKEKHLSTLSAESKSDYNFGLGIVVAIVSGILSACFNFGIESGKPMADVSNAVWKAANPNQGEFLYQNNVTYIVILWGGFMTNFIWCLYLLVKNKSFKDYTKPAVPKLRNFLLCASAGTTWYLQFFFYGMGESRLGNGASSWILHMAFIILISNAWGVVLKEWRGVDRVTYRSIIAGIITIIISICIVGFARTLEN; from the coding sequence ATGAATGCTGTTTTCGGAGTAATCTTCCACTTTATAGGCGGTTTTGCGTCTGGAAGTTTTTATGTGCCCTATAAAAAGGTGAAAGGTTGGTCTTGGGAATCCATGTGGATTTTGGGCGGACTTTTTTCGTGGATCATTATACCTCCTATCGCAGCAATGCTCACGATACCCAATTTTATGGAGATTATTAAAGAGACCGATCTATCCATTTTGAGTTATACCTTTTTGTTTGGTATGCTTTGGGGGATAGGCGGTCTGACTTACGGTCTTGGTGTCCGTTACCTTGGCGTATCGTTGGGAAGTAGTATTATTTTGGGACTCAGCATGGTGTTTGGATCCTTGATGCCTAGTATTTATTATTTTTTCAATCGGGCCGAGGGTAAACACGGTATCGATTATTTCTTTACGACACAGCCGGGTGTTTGTATTCTCATTGGACTGTTGGTCTGCTTGGTCGGAGTCTATCTATGTGGCAAGGCTGGTATGTCCAAAGAAAAGCATCTTTCAACATTATCAGCAGAAAGTAAATCTGATTACAACTTCGGCTTAGGTATCGTCGTGGCGATCGTTTCAGGTATACTAAGTGCCTGTTTCAATTTTGGTATAGAGTCTGGGAAACCCATGGCGGATGTAAGCAATGCGGTATGGAAGGCCGCTAACCCCAATCAAGGAGAGTTTCTCTATCAAAATAATGTAACCTATATCGTAATTCTGTGGGGCGGCTTTATGACAAATTTTATTTGGTGTCTTTATCTGCTCGTCAAGAATAAGTCTTTTAAAGATTATACGAAACCAGCAGTGCCGAAGTTGCGGAATTTTCTTTTATGTGCTTCAGCAGGGACAACCTGGTATCTCCAATTTTTCTTTTACGGTATGGGGGAAAGCCGACTGGGCAATGGCGCAAGTTCCTGGATATTACATATGGCTTTCATCATTCTTATTTCAAATGCCTGGGGCGTTGTATTAAAAGAATGGCGAGGGGTGGACCGTGTAACCTATCGTTCCATTATTGCTGGAATTATCACAATTATCATTTCCATTTGCATAGTAGGCTTTGCAAGGACATTAGAAAATTAA
- a CDS encoding bifunctional aldolase/short-chain dehydrogenase produces MYKHVNYLWDDEKARTLDGDEVALLLYRSNILGADLRITNYGGGNTSCKVFEKDPLTGEDVEVMWIKGSGGDIGTLKKSGLAALYLQRLRSLAHVYQGLEHEDEMVELFNHCIYDLDSKAPSIDTPLHGFLPFKHIDHLHPDAAIAIAAAKDGKKITQELFNGAIGWVDWQRPGFDLGLKLRACLAENPGIRGIMLGSHGLFTWGDTAHECYVNSLDVIEACAEYLEQNYGKKAPVFGGQQVTSLSKEERTAQAAKLAPVLRGFCSSERHMIGHFTDDERVLEFINSNDLQRLAPLGTSCPDHFLRTKIQPLVLNLDKSEDLDNVEELKAKLAPLFEAYREMYAQYYENCKHENSPAVRDKNPVIVLYPGVGMFAFAKDKQTARVAAEFYTNAINVMKGAEAVSEYTALPRQEAFDIEYWLLEEAKLQRMPKPKALSGKIALVTGSGGGIGKAIAKKMAQEGAVVVLNDINAERLAECEQEFVAQFGQDAVISVLLDVTEEVQIQEALYKTVLAFGGIDIIVNNAGLSISKSIEDHTQKDWDLLYDVLVKGQFLVTQAITPILKGQNIGGDILNIVSKNALVSGPNNVGYGSAKGAQLHLSRLCAAELGPFKIRVNVVNPDAVISDSNIWAGGWAEGRAKAYGIQIEELPTFYAKRTLLNEVILPEDIANACFCFVGGLLSKSTGNILNVDGGVAMAFVR; encoded by the coding sequence ATGTATAAACATGTCAATTACTTATGGGACGATGAGAAAGCACGTACACTAGACGGTGATGAAGTGGCTTTATTATTATATCGTTCGAATATTTTAGGCGCGGATCTAAGAATCACAAATTATGGTGGCGGTAACACCTCCTGCAAAGTTTTTGAAAAAGATCCATTGACCGGAGAGGATGTGGAAGTGATGTGGATAAAGGGCTCAGGAGGAGATATTGGGACGCTTAAGAAATCGGGGTTGGCAGCACTGTATCTTCAACGGCTGCGCAGTTTAGCGCATGTTTATCAAGGCTTGGAGCATGAAGATGAGATGGTTGAACTATTTAACCACTGTATTTACGATCTGGATTCTAAAGCACCATCTATTGATACACCATTACATGGGTTTTTACCATTTAAACATATTGATCATTTACATCCCGATGCTGCTATTGCTATTGCCGCTGCAAAAGATGGGAAGAAGATTACACAAGAATTGTTTAATGGGGCGATCGGCTGGGTAGATTGGCAGCGACCGGGATTTGATCTTGGCCTTAAGTTAAGAGCCTGTTTAGCAGAAAACCCGGGTATTCGGGGTATTATGTTGGGATCACATGGCTTGTTTACATGGGGAGACACCGCACATGAATGTTATGTGAATTCATTGGATGTAATCGAAGCTTGCGCGGAATATCTTGAGCAAAACTATGGTAAAAAAGCACCTGTATTCGGTGGTCAGCAAGTAACTAGCCTGAGCAAGGAAGAAAGAACTGCACAAGCAGCTAAACTTGCGCCGGTTTTAAGAGGTTTCTGTTCTAGTGAGCGTCACATGATCGGACACTTTACAGATGATGAACGTGTATTGGAATTTATAAATTCAAACGATTTACAACGCTTAGCTCCGCTTGGTACCAGCTGCCCGGACCACTTCTTAAGAACTAAAATCCAACCGTTAGTACTAAATTTGGATAAATCAGAAGATTTGGATAATGTTGAAGAGCTAAAAGCGAAATTGGCGCCATTGTTCGAAGCATACCGTGAAATGTATGCACAATATTATGAAAATTGCAAGCATGAAAACAGTCCAGCTGTACGCGATAAAAACCCGGTGATTGTTTTATATCCAGGTGTTGGTATGTTTGCGTTTGCGAAAGACAAACAAACTGCACGTGTAGCGGCAGAATTCTACACCAATGCGATTAACGTAATGAAAGGAGCGGAAGCTGTAAGTGAATATACGGCCTTGCCTCGTCAGGAAGCTTTCGATATCGAATATTGGTTACTTGAGGAGGCTAAATTGCAGCGTATGCCGAAACCAAAAGCACTTTCCGGAAAGATTGCTTTGGTCACTGGAAGCGGTGGCGGAATCGGAAAAGCCATTGCCAAGAAAATGGCACAGGAAGGGGCAGTGGTTGTGCTTAACGATATTAACGCTGAACGTTTGGCGGAATGCGAACAAGAATTCGTGGCACAATTTGGCCAAGATGCAGTGATCTCCGTCCTACTGGATGTGACCGAGGAAGTACAGATCCAAGAAGCCTTGTATAAAACTGTTTTAGCATTTGGCGGGATAGATATCATAGTGAATAATGCCGGATTGTCGATTTCTAAATCTATCGAGGACCATACCCAAAAAGATTGGGACCTATTGTATGATGTATTGGTTAAAGGACAATTTTTGGTCACCCAAGCGATCACGCCAATTTTAAAGGGGCAGAACATCGGTGGTGATATCTTGAATATAGTCAGCAAAAATGCGCTTGTCAGTGGTCCGAATAATGTCGGTTATGGAAGCGCGAAAGGTGCACAATTGCACTTAAGTAGATTATGCGCCGCGGAGCTTGGACCATTCAAAATTCGTGTCAATGTTGTTAACCCCGATGCAGTGATTTCCGATAGCAATATTTGGGCTGGCGGATGGGCAGAGGGACGCGCAAAGGCATATGGTATTCAGATCGAGGAACTGCCTACATTTTATGCTAAACGGACCTTGTTGAATGAAGTGATTCTACCGGAGGATATTGCAAATGCCTGTTTTTGTTTTGTGGGTGGTTTGCTCTCGAAATCTACAGGTAATATACTCAATGTAGACGGTGGCGTAGCAATGGCATTTGTGCGCTAA
- a CDS encoding TIM barrel protein, producing the protein MILDKCAIAAHNDQLQARHQRAFDFVSHEIVQTEEIVEKLQQFQIAIPSWALGTGGTRFGRFSGAGEPATLEQKIADVGLLHALNGSSDAISLHIPWDIPKDAEALKQYAATFGIHFDAMNSNTFQDQVGQEHSYKFGSLHHVDPRVRQQAIDHNIEVIDFGKQLGSTCLSVWLADGSSFPGQLNFRQAFENTLASLQEIYAHLLPVDWSLFIEYKAFEPYFYSTTIGDWGQSLLLANKLGPQAFTLVDLGHHLPNTNIEQIVSLLLMEGKLGGFHFNDSKYGDDDLTAGCMKPYQLFLIFSELIDGMDARGMAHESALGWMIDASHNLKDPLVDLLQSVEAIKIAYAQALLIDRKSLRDAQAQNDVVAAQEILQQAFRTDVRPLLAEARRRIGAALDPIGLFREQALRDRLVGERGKNSVATGL; encoded by the coding sequence ATGATTTTAGACAAGTGTGCTATCGCGGCACATAATGACCAGTTGCAGGCGAGGCATCAGCGAGCCTTTGATTTTGTTTCTCACGAGATTGTACAAACAGAAGAGATTGTAGAAAAACTACAGCAATTCCAGATTGCTATCCCTAGTTGGGCATTGGGTACAGGTGGAACGCGCTTTGGCCGTTTCTCTGGTGCCGGTGAACCGGCAACACTGGAGCAGAAAATTGCAGATGTAGGCTTGCTGCATGCATTGAATGGATCGAGTGATGCTATTTCATTGCATATTCCCTGGGATATTCCTAAAGATGCTGAAGCATTGAAGCAGTATGCAGCAACCTTTGGAATTCACTTTGATGCGATGAATTCAAATACATTTCAAGATCAGGTCGGGCAGGAGCACAGCTATAAATTTGGGTCTTTGCATCACGTTGATCCACGCGTCCGTCAACAGGCGATAGACCATAATATAGAAGTAATCGACTTTGGAAAACAGTTGGGGTCAACGTGCTTGTCGGTATGGCTGGCTGACGGTTCATCATTCCCTGGGCAGCTTAATTTTAGACAGGCCTTTGAAAATACCCTTGCCAGCCTACAGGAAATCTATGCGCATCTACTACCCGTAGACTGGAGCCTGTTTATAGAGTATAAGGCATTTGAACCTTATTTCTATTCGACGACCATTGGCGATTGGGGACAGTCTTTACTTTTAGCAAATAAGCTGGGACCACAGGCTTTTACCTTGGTGGATTTAGGGCATCATCTACCGAATACAAACATCGAGCAAATCGTATCGCTGCTGTTGATGGAAGGGAAATTGGGCGGCTTTCATTTCAATGATAGCAAATATGGAGACGACGATCTGACGGCCGGTTGTATGAAACCTTATCAATTGTTTTTGATATTCAGTGAATTGATCGATGGGATGGATGCGCGGGGAATGGCTCATGAATCGGCTTTAGGCTGGATGATCGATGCTTCACATAATCTGAAAGACCCATTAGTTGATTTATTACAATCGGTAGAAGCAATTAAAATAGCCTATGCGCAGGCCTTGCTTATCGATCGGAAATCGCTTCGCGATGCGCAAGCTCAAAACGATGTGGTAGCTGCCCAGGAGATTTTGCAACAGGCATTTCGAACCGATGTAAGACCATTGCTTGCTGAGGCGAGACGACGCATCGGTGCGGCATTGGATCCAATAGGGCTCTTTAGAGAACAGGCGTTACGAGATAGATTGGTGGGGGAAAGAGGAAAAAATAGCGTCGCTACAGGCCTCTAA